A stretch of Paenibacillus mucilaginosus 3016 DNA encodes these proteins:
- a CDS encoding OsmC family protein yields MKRANNEATPLYESKMFDIQFRGTSNDLSSVKIYTNKNSFQIENQISFDSEYKPISSLEYFAGSVLSSILLSLLEQSKKRGSLIEEIEGVLHLSLENPLSMIGVKGYDEEPFIRKMTVTVFLYVDLEDKAFDDFCLNALAKSPIYNTLKRSTELEVLFKKLL; encoded by the coding sequence ATGAAGCGGGCAAATAATGAAGCAACCCCCTTATATGAGTCCAAAATGTTCGATATCCAGTTTAGAGGAACATCGAATGATCTCTCCTCTGTGAAGATCTATACGAATAAAAACAGTTTTCAGATCGAAAACCAAATCAGTTTTGATTCGGAATACAAACCCATCAGCAGTCTTGAATACTTCGCCGGATCCGTGTTAAGCAGCATCCTCTTGTCACTTTTGGAGCAGTCGAAAAAAAGGGGCTCACTTATTGAAGAAATTGAGGGAGTTTTACACCTTTCTCTGGAAAACCCTTTATCGATGATTGGTGTAAAAGGGTACGATGAAGAACCGTTTATCCGAAAAATGACAGTGACTGTTTTTTTATATGTTGATCTTGAGGACAAGGCTTTTGATGATTTTTGCTTGAATGCGCTTGCCAAGTCCCCGATTTACAATACCCTAAAACGATCAACGGAGCTTGAGGTCCTATTTAAAAAGCTTTTATGA
- a CDS encoding selenium metabolism-associated LysR family transcriptional regulator gives MKYLETFIKVCDLGSYSAAAEAMNISQPGVSKQIGRLQANLGVTLLRREDNGIKLTEAGREVYLSGKNILAIWNKLSDACHTVSSQLSGLLRIGASTIPSKHLLPKLLMQVNSTYPHVELSVNVADSQHVLDSLYRGSTDIAYVGTKPEHPEAHYIPMAADKLVVISNRPEWSDRDLQDCPFILREAGSGTRTAFEQAVSAMGVMPDRVKCAAEVSDTGLIIQLVEAGMGLAVVSRLDVESLIQQGRIKVVYELPAERQFYLVFMRDSSSQALIKAFVQLATAPV, from the coding sequence ATGAAATATTTGGAGACCTTCATAAAGGTGTGCGATTTGGGAAGCTATTCGGCCGCGGCCGAGGCGATGAATATCAGCCAGCCGGGCGTCAGCAAGCAAATTGGGCGCCTGCAGGCGAACCTCGGCGTTACTTTATTGCGGCGGGAAGACAATGGGATCAAGCTGACCGAGGCCGGACGAGAAGTATATTTAAGCGGGAAGAATATCCTTGCGATATGGAACAAGCTTTCGGATGCCTGCCACACTGTAAGCAGCCAGCTGTCGGGCCTTCTGCGCATCGGTGCCAGCACCATCCCTTCCAAACATCTGCTGCCGAAGCTCCTGATGCAGGTTAACTCCACCTACCCGCATGTGGAGCTGTCCGTCAACGTTGCGGATTCGCAGCATGTACTGGATTCGCTCTATCGGGGTTCGACGGATATTGCCTACGTGGGGACCAAACCCGAGCATCCCGAAGCTCATTACATTCCTATGGCAGCAGATAAGCTGGTTGTCATCTCCAACCGGCCCGAATGGTCGGACCGGGATTTACAAGACTGTCCGTTCATTCTCCGGGAAGCCGGCTCCGGCACGCGAACCGCCTTCGAGCAAGCCGTGTCCGCCATGGGGGTGATGCCGGACAGAGTGAAATGCGCCGCAGAGGTTAGCGATACCGGCCTGATCATCCAGTTGGTCGAAGCCGGAATGGGACTTGCCGTCGTCTCCCGTCTTGATGTTGAAAGCCTGATTCAGCAGGGGCGCATTAAGGTCGTGTATGAATTGCCGGCCGAGCGGCAATTTTACCTCGTATTTATGCGCGATTCATCCAGCCAAGCCCTTATTAAGGCCTTCGTGCAATTGGCAACAGCCCCAGTCTGA
- a CDS encoding acyl-CoA dehydrogenase family protein: MNHVYQEGRDFAKAYIAPYTDLTDRESRFPQESFRELGEQGFLKLLIPEEYGGLGKGLEEHAQACLAFAETCSTTALCYMMHNVAVMCLVTHGSGDLKKKIFTDIIENGKFLALAYSEFGSGTHFYITEMTAEVDGEYTTFNGKKSMVTSASYASYYLVLAPSIEEGKINNWVFPLESKGLSFELSEWQGLGMRGNSSCPMHIDHVTLDSSHRIGAEGSGQEQVFNVVAPFFITGLGAIYSGTALHMYEIAAGHAANRKYPDGSTLSNIETIQVHIGNIYKQASAAKAITMEAARAGANGEADALAKILSARIFASEAAIECGRLAMRVGGGKAYNKALPLERLLRDAYAGQIMAPSADVLSVWLGKALTGQMIP, encoded by the coding sequence ATGAATCACGTTTATCAAGAAGGCAGGGATTTTGCAAAGGCCTACATTGCACCTTACACAGATCTGACAGACAGGGAGTCAAGATTTCCTCAGGAATCTTTTAGGGAGCTGGGTGAACAAGGCTTTCTAAAACTCCTAATTCCAGAAGAATACGGCGGATTAGGCAAGGGACTTGAGGAGCATGCCCAGGCTTGTCTGGCATTCGCGGAGACCTGCTCCACTACGGCGCTTTGCTATATGATGCATAATGTTGCAGTGATGTGCTTGGTCACTCATGGAAGCGGCGACCTGAAGAAGAAGATCTTCACGGACATTATCGAAAACGGAAAGTTCTTGGCTTTGGCGTACAGTGAATTCGGGTCGGGCACCCACTTTTACATAACGGAAATGACGGCTGAGGTTGACGGGGAATACACAACGTTTAACGGAAAGAAGAGCATGGTGACGTCCGCCTCCTATGCGTCCTACTATCTTGTTCTTGCGCCATCGATTGAGGAAGGAAAGATCAACAACTGGGTGTTCCCGTTGGAATCCAAGGGTTTATCTTTTGAATTGTCAGAATGGCAGGGCCTAGGGATGAGAGGCAATTCGTCATGTCCCATGCATATCGATCATGTAACGCTGGATTCATCCCACCGCATCGGAGCGGAAGGCTCGGGGCAGGAGCAGGTATTCAATGTAGTCGCTCCATTCTTCATCACAGGGCTGGGTGCGATCTACAGCGGTACGGCCTTGCATATGTACGAGATCGCCGCCGGCCATGCTGCGAACCGGAAATATCCGGATGGAAGTACCTTGTCCAATATTGAAACCATCCAAGTTCATATAGGCAATATTTACAAGCAGGCATCTGCCGCCAAAGCAATCACGATGGAAGCGGCCAGAGCAGGTGCCAACGGGGAAGCTGATGCCCTTGCCAAGATTTTGTCGGCCCGAATCTTTGCCTCGGAAGCCGCCATCGAGTGCGGAAGGCTTGCCATGAGAGTCGGCGGGGGGAAAGCTTACAATAAGGCACTACCGCTCGAAAGGCTGTTGAGAGACGCCTATGCGGGTCAAATTATGGCTCCAAGTGCGGACGTTCTGTCTGTTTGGCTTGGAAAAGCATTAACGGGTCAGATGATTCCATAA
- a CDS encoding cobalamin-independent methionine synthase II family protein, with amino-acid sequence MRKQLPLFPTSLIGSMPRSKALLSALRMMRRGMIESSDFNQLIEAETLKVVKLQEDLGIDIITSGELGRDNYVSFVSDKIGGVQMMSMSEMLDYMDDKKAFEDMLTALDVPAVSIKNAICVGKLQYNGGIVADELLNLKKFTDKPVKITLPGPYLLTRSMWLPNLSGKVYGSKEELGQDVIRILKEEIDNLVSIGVDVIQFDEPVLTEVVFTEGKPRSFMCAALSERKDPKEELEFAGSLIGQIMEHIDRTKTVASLHVCRGNWSKNESTLLTGPYTPLLELLAKVNPDLLTLEFSTPRAGELNSLLADPRIVEHTALGLGVINPRTDEIETVDPIVSRVEEAMTYLPMGRLWLNPDCGFATFSNSPVNVLETISGKIRSLTEAASILRSKYHEAGK; translated from the coding sequence ATGAGAAAGCAGTTACCGTTATTTCCTACTTCCTTAATCGGAAGCATGCCGAGATCCAAAGCGCTGCTAAGCGCCCTACGAATGATGAGAAGAGGAATGATTGAATCCAGCGACTTCAACCAGCTGATTGAAGCGGAAACTCTCAAAGTCGTCAAGCTGCAGGAGGATCTGGGGATTGATATCATCACAAGCGGCGAGCTGGGACGGGATAATTATGTGTCCTTCGTTTCCGATAAAATCGGCGGCGTTCAAATGATGAGCATGAGTGAAATGCTCGATTATATGGATGACAAAAAGGCGTTCGAGGACATGCTGACCGCACTTGATGTTCCGGCCGTGAGCATAAAAAATGCGATTTGTGTGGGTAAGCTGCAGTACAACGGGGGTATTGTCGCCGATGAGCTGTTGAACCTGAAGAAGTTCACCGACAAACCCGTCAAGATCACATTACCGGGCCCCTATCTGCTCACCCGGTCGATGTGGCTTCCTAATCTCTCCGGCAAGGTATATGGGAGCAAGGAAGAGCTGGGGCAAGATGTGATAAGGATCTTGAAGGAAGAGATAGACAACCTTGTAAGCATTGGGGTTGATGTGATTCAATTCGATGAACCGGTACTAACCGAGGTAGTGTTCACAGAGGGAAAGCCAAGGTCATTTATGTGCGCGGCTCTCTCCGAGAGGAAGGATCCGAAAGAGGAGCTTGAATTTGCCGGTTCCTTGATTGGACAGATCATGGAGCATATCGACCGGACCAAGACGGTCGCCTCTCTGCATGTCTGCAGAGGCAACTGGAGCAAGAATGAAAGTACATTATTGACCGGACCCTATACACCGCTGCTTGAGTTATTGGCCAAGGTGAATCCGGACCTGCTGACCCTTGAATTCTCGACGCCAAGGGCAGGGGAGCTGAACTCCTTATTGGCCGATCCTAGGATTGTAGAGCATACGGCGCTTGGTTTGGGCGTAATCAATCCGCGTACGGATGAAATTGAGACTGTTGACCCCATCGTCTCTAGAGTGGAAGAGGCCATGACCTATCTTCCAATGGGGCGATTATGGCTGAATCCGGACTGCGGCTTTGCTACCTTCTCCAACAGCCCTGTCAATGTGCTTGAGACGATTTCCGGCAAAATACGTTCGTTAACGGAAGCGGCTTCCATCCTAAGGAGCAAATATCATGAAGCGGGCAAATAA
- a CDS encoding sugar-binding protein, producing the protein MVAYFGSPVIDGQVDHDWKKAPAVAPKHGSVDPGTSATFKALWDDRALYILAEVKDKHLSVQSGTHYMQDSLEIFLDENNDKTQEYQVDDLHIRTNYENVLTVDNGDAEQYYTAAKKVEGGYVVEARIALEAIPENGKVLGIELQINDAKGPERIGSLNLFDSSGSAWNDTSKFGEILLAGRTRGDVSGQNPYDLLNLIRSSLRLDFTLYKNSNIVKDALFKTTEGAFLTDKVTQSQLDEQYAALKDAVGKLEMTEEAANEKYFKAVPDAYRMESNKPGTIESLSYKTPNLTQGTDEKKLNVYLPNGYDASDPSKKYNVLYLMHGGGENENLIFGGPGQSKELKKILDHMIENGDIEPLIVVTPSFYGGKNEPAYFHEELIKDIIPLVETKYHTYAQSASLEDIKASRAHRAFGGFSMGSVTTWYTFVHCLEYIKYYVPLSGDSWVMGQAGGGSKPVETAEYLAGAARESGYTPQDYYIFSATGNLDIAYPNMKPQIDAMKQVTDTFIYSSDRNKGNFYFIVADGGTHAWNWVNQYIYDILPDLFINEE; encoded by the coding sequence ATGGTTGCCTATTTTGGATCGCCGGTCATTGACGGTCAAGTGGATCATGACTGGAAGAAGGCGCCTGCGGTTGCCCCGAAGCACGGATCAGTCGATCCCGGCACTTCAGCGACGTTTAAAGCGTTATGGGATGATCGTGCGCTTTACATCCTGGCGGAAGTCAAAGATAAGCACCTGTCCGTACAATCCGGAACGCATTACATGCAAGACTCACTGGAAATATTCTTAGATGAGAACAATGACAAGACACAGGAATATCAGGTGGATGATTTACATATCCGCACAAACTATGAAAATGTACTGACGGTGGACAACGGAGATGCCGAGCAATATTATACCGCTGCGAAAAAAGTGGAAGGCGGATATGTAGTTGAGGCAAGAATTGCTCTCGAGGCCATACCTGAGAATGGAAAGGTGCTGGGCATCGAGCTGCAGATTAATGATGCCAAAGGACCGGAGCGAATCGGCAGCCTTAATTTGTTCGATTCATCTGGCAGCGCTTGGAATGATACGAGTAAATTCGGTGAAATTCTGCTTGCCGGCAGGACCAGGGGGGACGTCAGCGGACAGAATCCATATGATCTCCTCAATTTGATCAGGAGCTCGCTGAGACTGGATTTTACGCTTTATAAGAATTCAAATATCGTAAAGGATGCCCTGTTTAAAACAACTGAAGGCGCTTTCCTTACCGATAAAGTCACTCAAAGCCAGCTGGATGAACAATATGCTGCTTTAAAGGATGCGGTTGGTAAGCTGGAAATGACCGAAGAAGCGGCAAATGAGAAGTATTTCAAAGCCGTTCCGGATGCATACCGGATGGAGAGTAATAAACCGGGAACGATTGAAAGCCTGTCGTACAAAACACCTAATTTGACCCAGGGTACAGATGAGAAGAAACTGAACGTTTATCTTCCGAATGGTTATGATGCCTCCGATCCGAGCAAGAAATATAATGTGCTTTATCTGATGCATGGCGGCGGCGAGAATGAGAACCTGATCTTTGGCGGACCCGGCCAGAGCAAAGAATTAAAGAAAATCCTCGACCATATGATTGAAAACGGTGACATTGAACCGCTTATTGTTGTAACGCCTTCCTTCTATGGCGGCAAAAATGAGCCCGCTTACTTCCACGAGGAACTAATCAAAGACATTATTCCGTTAGTGGAAACCAAGTATCATACCTATGCCCAATCCGCAAGCTTGGAGGATATCAAAGCATCCAGAGCCCATCGGGCATTTGGCGGGTTCTCCATGGGATCCGTCACGACGTGGTACACTTTTGTCCATTGCTTAGAGTATATCAAGTATTATGTGCCGTTAAGCGGTGACAGCTGGGTAATGGGCCAAGCTGGCGGCGGCAGCAAGCCAGTGGAAACCGCGGAGTATCTTGCGGGTGCTGCAAGAGAGTCCGGTTATACGCCGCAGGATTACTACATTTTCAGTGCCACAGGCAACTTGGATATCGCGTATCCGAATATGAAGCCTCAGATCGATGCGATGAAACAAGTAACGGACACCTTCATCTATTCATCCGATAGGAATAAAGGAAATTTCTACTTCATCGTAGCCGATGGCGGCACACATGCCTGGAATTGGGTGAACCAGTATATTTACGATATCCTGCCGGATTTATTTATAAACGAAGAGTAA
- a CDS encoding phosphate/phosphite/phosphonate ABC transporter substrate-binding protein — protein MSNEKIKVGAVIYDPRVTVIWGIIADFFKEEGLEIECVFYKDYEGQVDGLMNREIDIAWNSPLAWLDTYIRTDGTCQMGSMRDTDRDRKTVFVVRKDSGITNLDGLRGKTIGFGAVDSPQARLIPINHLHKNGLEYGADYVEKRFDIGVGLHGDHVGGELDAMRALMAGEVDASVTLDLNWEAWKKDGTMDENQLTCIDTTASFDHCIFTAHPDFSTERFVEWQKVLHRMDYTNEAHQKMMDMEGLKEWVEGRITGFQQLREANDYLKFLNK, from the coding sequence TTGAGTAACGAGAAAATAAAAGTCGGGGCGGTTATTTATGATCCGCGGGTTACCGTGATCTGGGGGATCATCGCTGATTTTTTCAAAGAAGAAGGGCTGGAAATCGAATGTGTCTTCTATAAGGATTATGAGGGACAGGTTGACGGCTTGATGAACCGGGAAATCGACATCGCCTGGAATTCCCCTTTGGCCTGGCTGGATACGTATATAAGAACCGATGGGACATGCCAGATGGGTTCTATGAGAGATACGGACAGAGACAGAAAGACGGTCTTCGTTGTCCGGAAAGACAGCGGCATTACCAATCTCGATGGGCTGAGGGGCAAGACGATCGGCTTTGGAGCTGTAGATTCGCCCCAAGCAAGGTTGATTCCAATCAACCACCTGCATAAGAATGGACTTGAGTATGGTGCGGACTATGTGGAGAAAAGGTTTGATATCGGCGTTGGTCTCCATGGAGACCATGTTGGAGGAGAACTGGATGCCATGAGAGCCTTAATGGCGGGAGAGGTTGACGCCTCTGTAACGCTGGACTTGAACTGGGAAGCTTGGAAGAAGGATGGCACCATGGATGAGAATCAGTTGACATGCATCGATACGACGGCGTCGTTTGACCACTGCATTTTCACAGCGCATCCTGATTTCTCGACAGAAAGGTTCGTGGAATGGCAGAAGGTGCTTCATCGAATGGACTATACCAATGAAGCCCATCAGAAAATGATGGATATGGAAGGCCTGAAGGAATGGGTTGAAGGCAGAATCACCGGATTCCAGCAGCTGCGCGAAGCCAATGATTATCTGAAGTTTTTGAATAAGTAA
- a CDS encoding VOC family protein: MTFQVTPFIMLNGNAREAIQFYESALEARVVFMQTFGEGPEDPSYPLPAHAKDWVAHAVLKIGEAELFVADSISDKPNETGNRLQICITTPDTETSARFYDALLEGGQVVMPLQEVYFSPALGIVTDRFGITIQIFTPRDEARDGTVQ, translated from the coding sequence GTGACATTTCAAGTTACACCTTTTATCATGCTGAACGGAAATGCCAGGGAAGCGATTCAATTTTACGAATCCGCGCTGGAGGCCAGAGTTGTATTTATGCAAACGTTCGGTGAAGGACCCGAGGATCCGTCATACCCGCTGCCGGCACACGCCAAAGATTGGGTAGCACACGCTGTTTTGAAAATCGGGGAGGCGGAATTGTTTGTTGCGGATTCGATTTCGGACAAGCCGAATGAGACCGGTAATCGCCTGCAGATCTGCATTACAACCCCCGATACCGAAACATCGGCCCGCTTCTATGATGCTCTCCTGGAGGGCGGCCAAGTGGTCATGCCTTTGCAAGAAGTGTACTTCAGTCCAGCTTTAGGCATCGTAACGGACCGGTTTGGCATAACGATTCAAATCTTTACCCCAAGAGACGAAGCGAGGGACGGGACGGTGCAATAA
- a CDS encoding serine hydrolase domain-containing protein, whose protein sequence is MGQSNRGFSETGLHRMRDVLERHVASGKIPGLVVLVSRYGETHVEALGTMRHDGGAPMCRDTIFRMASTSKMVGAASVMVLLDECRLHLDDPAAKWLPELADRQVLKRPDGPLDETVPARRPITVRDLLTSTFGLGMDMTLMGSPIQNAIFEAGIYDTPQEVLPEPDEWMRRLGTLPLSYQPGERWQYHLSNEVLGVLVARVTGQTFETFLRERILDPLGMKDTGFYVPANKIDRLPPAYIPDPQTGEFNVWDEAAGGRYTQPPAFQAGGGGLLSTVDDYHAFLRMLLNQGMHGTERILSRPAVQLMTTNRLTPEQQAFRDDLAKNYVHLSHGQGQHGGWGFGMAVRTYRGDYASIGQFGWDGGSGTSAYADPDKQLTGILLTQVGMSTSDSAHLIQDFWTMVYQAIED, encoded by the coding sequence ATGGGACAAAGCAATAGAGGCTTCTCCGAAACTGGGCTGCACAGAATGCGCGACGTGCTGGAACGGCATGTCGCGTCCGGGAAGATCCCTGGGCTCGTCGTCCTGGTCAGCCGGTACGGCGAGACGCACGTCGAAGCGCTCGGCACGATGCGTCACGACGGAGGCGCGCCTATGTGCCGGGACACGATCTTCCGGATGGCATCCACTTCCAAGATGGTGGGGGCCGCATCGGTAATGGTCCTGCTCGATGAGTGCAGGCTGCATCTGGACGATCCAGCAGCCAAATGGCTGCCCGAGCTTGCCGACCGGCAGGTGCTGAAACGACCCGACGGCCCGCTGGACGAGACCGTGCCGGCTAGGCGGCCGATCACCGTGCGGGACCTGTTAACCTCTACGTTCGGGCTCGGCATGGATATGACGTTGATGGGCTCCCCGATCCAGAACGCGATCTTCGAGGCGGGGATATACGACACGCCGCAAGAAGTGCTGCCCGAGCCGGATGAGTGGATGCGCCGCCTGGGTACACTCCCACTGAGCTACCAGCCCGGAGAGCGGTGGCAGTACCACCTGAGCAACGAAGTGCTCGGCGTGCTCGTTGCCAGGGTCACGGGTCAGACATTCGAGACGTTCCTGCGCGAACGCATCCTTGATCCGCTGGGGATGAAGGACACCGGCTTCTACGTGCCCGCCAACAAGATTGACCGGCTGCCACCCGCCTATATCCCCGATCCGCAGACCGGAGAGTTCAACGTGTGGGACGAGGCCGCAGGCGGACGCTACACCCAACCTCCGGCGTTCCAAGCCGGAGGAGGTGGGCTGCTCTCAACCGTCGACGACTATCACGCGTTCTTACGGATGCTGCTGAACCAAGGGATGCACGGGACCGAGAGGATATTATCCCGGCCCGCCGTCCAGCTGATGACCACCAACCGCCTCACGCCCGAACAACAAGCATTCCGGGACGACTTGGCAAAAAACTACGTTCATTTGTCGCATGGCCAAGGGCAGCACGGCGGTTGGGGCTTCGGGATGGCGGTACGCACCTACCGCGGCGACTACGCTTCCATCGGTCAGTTCGGCTGGGACGGCGGAAGCGGCACCTCGGCGTACGCCGACCCGGACAAACAGCTCACTGGTATCCTGCTCACCCAGGTCGGGATGTCCACCTCGGATTCGGCGCATCTGATCCAAGACTTCTGGACCATGGTCTATCAGGCCATCGAAGACTAG